Below is a genomic region from Pseudomonas sp. JQ170C.
GGGCAGCGAAGGCCAGTTGCAGCTGCTCGCCCGGATGCACCGTGAGGGTCAGCGGATAGTGGCTGGACTCGCGCTGGTGTACCGCGTCGATACGCAGGCGCTGGATGGCACGGCTGCGCAAGGCGGCGTCCACCGGGTAGTTCTCGAACACCAGCAAGGTGTCGAACAGCGATTGCCCGGCACTGCCCGCCCAGCGCTGTACCTCGTACAACGGCATATGGGCCTGCTCCTGCAATTGCAGGGTCTCGCCCTGCAGCACCTGCAGCCAGTCGCCCAGGGGCCGGTGCGCCACCGGCTCGGCAATCAGCGGCAAGGTATTGATGAACAGCCCGAGCATGTCGGCGCTGCCGGCCAGATCGGCCGGTCTTCCTGCCAGGGTGACGCCGCAGCACACCACGCGCTGGCCGCTGTGCCGCTGCAGCAGCAGCAACCAGGCGGCCTGCACCAGGGTGTTGAGGGTGACCCGCTGGCTACGGGCAAAGGCCTTCAAGCGCTCGGTCGCCTGCACGTCCAGGTCGACCTCGACCAGGTGCTGCTGCGCCTCGCCAGGCGTCAGCGGCGAGGCAAGCAGCGTCGGCGCATCCAGCGTCGCGGTGCGCGCCTGCCAGAACGCTTCACCGCGCTGTGGGTCCTGGCGCTGGAGCCAGTCGATGTAGTCGCCGTAGCGACCCGCCGGCTCGACCGTGCCTTCACCGACATAGCGGCCCAGCCACTCCTCGATCATCCGCGCACTGCTCCAGCCATCGAGCAGCAGGTGGTGGTAGGTCCAGACCAAGCGATAGCGCTGCTCATCCAGCCGTAGTACCTGCACCCGTTGCAACACCGGCAGGTCAAAACTGAACGGCAGGCCACGCTGCTGGGTGGCGAAGCGCTCCAGTGCCTGGGAGCTGCAGTCGCGACCGCGCCAGTCGTGCTCTTCCCAGGCCTCTGGCACCTGGCGGTAGACCAGTTGCAGCGGCTGTTCCAGGCCCTCCCAGGCAAAGGCCGTGCGCAGAATCGGATGACGGCCGATCAGCTGTTGCCAGGCTTCGCGCAGTCGCTGCGGCTCCAGCTCGTCCAGATCGAATGCCAGCTGATTGACGTACACGCCTTCGCTGCTGTCGCTCAGGCCATGGAACAACAAGCCTTGCTGCATGGGTGACAAGGGGTAGGCATCGTCCAGTGCCTCGCGGCCCACCGGCAGGCGCGCCCAGACGGCGGCGTCCAGCGCCACAGGGCTGCTGGCTGCGGGCCGTGCATCCTGGGGAGCCAGTTGCGCGGCGACCAGGGCCAGGCGGCGTACCGTCTGTTGCTCGAACAGGTCACGGGGCGTCAGCACAAGCCCGGCCTCACGGGCACGGGCCACCACCTGCACCGAGACGATCGAATCGCCACCCAGCTCGAAGAAGTTGTCTTCGGCGCTAACCTGCGCCACGTTCAGCACCGCTTGCCAGATTTCAGCCAGCACCGTCTCGACCGGCCCTTGGGGCGGTACATGCACCCGGGCTTCCAGCTCGGGTTCCGGCAGGGCCTTGCGGTCCAGCTTGCGGTTCGGCGTCAGTGGCATGCGCTCAAGGCGCATCAGCCGCGCCGGCACCATGTAGTCCGGCAGCTGCGCCTGCAGTTGCTCGCGCAACCGACCCAGCAGCGTCTCGTCGGCATCGGCCACCACATAGCCCACCAACTGGTTCTGCCGCGCCACCACGGCGGCTTCGCGTACTGCCGGGTCGGCCAGCAGGCACGCTTCGATCTCGCCCAGTTCGATGCGGAAACCCCGGATCTTCACTTGCTGGTCGATCCGTCCCAGGTACTCCAGCGCGCCATCGGCACGGCGGCGCACCAGGTCACCGGTGCGGTACAGCCGCGCGCCCAGGCCGAACGGGTCGGCGACAAAGCGCTCGGCCGTCAGCCCCGGACGGTCGTGATAGCCCCGCGCCAGGCCGTCGCCGCCGATGTACAGCTCACCGGCAACGCCCAACGGCAACGGCTCCAGGTCGTCGTCCAGGACATGCAGCGAGGTGTTGGCCAGGGCTTCGCCCAGCAGCACCTGCGGGTGCTCTTCATCCAGCCAGTGACGCGCCGACCACACCGTGGTCTCGGTGGGGCCGTACAGGTTCCACACCCCCCCGGCGACCGCGCTCAGGCGCTGCGCCAGGTCCGCCGGCAGCGCTTCACCGCCGCACAGCACCTGCCGCCCGGCCAGGGCGGGCAGGCGTGGGTGCTCGGCGAGCATACGCCAGGTCGACGGCGTGGCCTGGATGGCCGTGACCTGCTGCTGCTCGATCTGCGCCCACAGACGCTCCGGGTCGCGCGCGGTGTCGCGGTCCACCAGCACCACGCTGGCGCCGCGCACCAGCGGCAGGTACAGCTCCAGCACCGCGATGTCGAACGACAGCGAGGTCAGGGCCAGCAGCCGACCGTTCTCCTCCAGCCCCGGCGCCTGGGCCATGCTGGCGAGGAAGTTGCCGAGCCCGGCACGGCGCACGGCCACGCCCTTGGGCTTGCCGGTGGAGCCGGAGGTGTAGATCACGTAGGCCAGGTGCTCGCCCTGAGCCAGCGCTGGCGGGTTGCTGTCCACGCCGCTAACAGCAAGCTGGTCCAGCCACCAGCATTCGGCGGCGGCGCCCAGGGACTGCAGGGTGTCCTGCAGCGAAGTCTGGCTCAGCAGCAATGCCGCACGGCTGTCGTCGAGCATGTGGCGCAGGCGCTCGGCGGGGAACTCCGGGTCCAGCGGCACGTAGGCGCCGCCAGCCTTGAGCACCGCCAGCAAGGCCACCAGCAACTGCGGGCCACGCTCAAGACACACCCCTACCCGCACATCCGGGCCGACGCCAGCCGCTTGCAGGCGGTGGGCCAGGCCATTGGCCTGGCGGTTCAGTTCGGCGTAGCTCAGGCACAGCTCGGCCTGGCGCAGGGCAATCGCCTGCGGCACGCGCGCCGCCTGATGCTCGAACTGCGCCACCAGGTCGAAGCCGGTTACCCCGTGGTCGCGTGCAGCGCCGGCGTCCAGCAGGCTCGCACGTTCGCCAGCGCTCAGCAGCGGCAGTTGGCCCAGGCGTACACCGGCGTCCTCGGTGATCGCCATCAACAACTGGTGCAAATGCCCATCAACACGGGCAATGGCCGCCACATCGAAGCGGGCACGGTCATAGCTGTAGCAGAAGGCCAGCGACTCGCCCTGATTGACCAGCAGCATCAGCGGGTAATTGCCCTGCTCGCGGCTGGTCAGGTTGGAGAAACGTGGACCATCGCCCTGGCCACTGAGCAGCGTGCTGTCGAGCGGGTAGTTCTCGAATACCAGAATCTGGTCGAACAGCCCCTGCCCGCCCTGCCCGGCCCAGCGTTGCAGGTCGTACAGCGCCGAGTGCTCATGCTCCCGCACTGCCAGGCCCAACGCCTGCACCTGCTCCAGCCATTGGCCGACCGTCAGCTGTGGTTGTGGGCTGGCGACCACCGGCAAGGTATTGATGAACAGGCCCAGTTGCTGCTCGATCCCCGGCAACTCGGCCGGACGCCCGGCCACCGTGGCGCCGAAGGCCACGCATGCCTGGCCGGTGTAGCGTTGCAGCAGCAACAGCCAGGCGGCCTGCAGCAGGCTGCTGAGGGTCACCTTGTGCTGTCGGGCGAAGTGGCGCAGGCGCTCGCTGGCCGCGCTGGACAGCATCGAGCGGTGCTCGGCGATGCCTTGGCCTGGCTGCTCCAGGGCAATGGCGGCCGCCAGCGACGTGGGCGACTGCAGCGGTGCCAGTTGGTCGCGCCAGAAGCGCTCGCTGGCGGCCAGGTCGCGGTCGGCCAACCAGGCGATGTAGTCACGGTAGCGCCCCACCGGGGTCGGCACGGCCTGCCCGGCATAGCGCTGCATCACCTCGGCGAACAATTGCGCCTGGCTCCAGCCATCGAGCAACAGGTGATGACAGGTCCAGATCAAGTGATGCCGGCCGTTGCCGGTCGCCACCAGCAACAGGCGCATCAACGGCGGACGCACCAGGTCGAAGGGCCGGCGCTCGGCCTCGGCAAGTGCATTGCAATCGCCCGCGACCGCTTCGCGCCAGTCCAGCGCGACCTCGCGCACGATCGCCTGCAGAGGCACACCACCGACCGGGCTGACGAAGGCACTGCGCAGCGCCCCGTGGCCGTCCAGGGCGGCTTGCCAGGCATCGCGCAAGCGGGCCGGGTCGAGGGCTTCGACGTCCATGCGCACCTGGTTGATGTAGCTGCCATCGCCCGGTTGATACAGGCTGTGGAACAGCATGCCGTGCTGCATGGGCGACAGCGGATAGAGGTCTTCGACCTGGCTGATCGGCACCGCCAGGCTGTCCAGTTGCGCCTGCGCGACGGGCGCCAGCGGGAAGTCCGACGGCGTGGCACCGCCGATGCCGGGCGTCAGGCAATGGGCAATCAGCGCCTGCAGCTCGGCCTCATAAAGCGCGACCAGTTCCTCCAGCCGTTGCGCATCGAGCTGCTGCGGGCTGAACGTCCAGCCCAGTTGCAGTCGGCCGTCGTTCACCCCACCGTCGATGGACAGCCAATTGGACAGCGGCGCGGCCGGGTCCAGGCTGGCACCGCAGGGCTCCTGCGCGCGGCGCAACAGGCCGCCCTCGAAGCTGGTATCGAACTGGCCAAGGTAGTTGAAGGTGACGCGCGGCACAGGGCGCGCCGCCAACTGCGCACGCACCTCGGCCGGTGCCAGTTGTTGCAGCAGGCCGAAGCCCAGGCCGTTGTCCGGCACCTGGCGCAGGTGCTCCTTGGTGGCCTTGAGCGACTCACCCAGGCCTTCGCACGCCCGCAGGCGCAGCGGATAAGTGGCGGTGAACCAGCCCACGGTACGGCTCAGGTCGAGGTTGGCCAGGTGCTCCTCGCGGCCGTGGCTTTCCAGTTCCAGCAGCAGTTCGGGCTGGTCGCTCCAGCGCCACCAGGCCCGGGCCAGGGCACACAGCAACAGGTCATTGACCTGGGTGCGGTAGGCCGCCGGGGCATCGCGCAGCAGTTGGCGGGTTTGCAGCGGGTCCAGTTGCAACCCCAGGGTGACGGCTTCAGCGACCGCCGCCGGGCCGTCGTGGCGCGCGCCCGGGAAGCTGCCCGACGCCTCGCCCAGCTGCGCCAGCCACCAGGGCAACTGCGCCAGTACCTCGCGGTGCCGGGCGCGCTGCACGAGAAAGCCCGTCCACTCGCCGAAGGCATGGCTACGCGGTGCCAGCGGCGCATTGCTGTCGGCCAGGCGGCGCTGCAGGTCATCGAGCAGAATCCGCCAGGACACACCATCGACGACCAGGTGATGGATCGCCAGCAGCAGGCGCCATCCGCCACCCTGCAATTCGATCAATACCGCCCGCAGCAGCGGGCCATGGGCCAGATCCAGGCTGCGTTGCGCCTGCTCGACAATCGCTGCCAGGGCGTCGGTATCCGCCGCCTCGCGGGTCCATAGCTCGACGGCGGTGGGCGCCGCGTAGGCGGCCTGCCAGGTGCCGGCGCTGTCCTGGTCAAACCGCAGGCTCAAGGCATCGTGGTGGGTGACCACGGCGTTCAGCGCCTGTTCCAGCCGCGCCGGCTGCAGCGGCTGATCCAGCGTCAGCAGCAAGGCCTGGTTCCAGTGCTGGCGCCGGGGCATGGGCGTGGCGAAGAACTGTTGTTGCAACGGCGTCTGCGCGATGTTGCCCAGCGCTGGAGGTGCAGCCCCTTCGCGCTGTCGGGCCAGTGCCTGGGTGACCTGGGCCAGCTGGCGCAGGGTCTGGTGACGGAACAGGTCGCGCGGGCTGACCTGCCAGCCTGCCTGGCGGGCGCGGCTAGCGACCTGGATGGCGATGATCGAGTCGCCACCAAGCTCGAAGAAGTTGTCCTGGGCGCCCACCGCGTCGATGCCCAGCACCTCGCTCCAGATCCGCGCCAGGTCTTGCTCCACTGCGCCTTGCGGTGCGTCGAAGGCCTGCACCTTGTGCACCGGCTGCGGCAGTGCCTTGCGGTCGAGCTTGCCGTTGGCGCTTAAGGGCATCTGTGCCAGCACGATGATCTGCGCCGGCACCATATAGTCGGGCAGTGCGTCGCCCAAACGCAGACGCAGGGCCTCGGCCAGGCGCTCGTCTGCAGCGGCGACCACGTAGCCGATCAACTGCTTGGCGCCGGCCGCCGCCTCGGCGACCACCACCACGGCTTCATTCACTGCCGGGTGTTCCAGCAGTCGCGCTTCGATCTCACCGAGCTCGATGCGCAAACCGCGAATTTTCACTTGATGGTCGATACGCCCCAGGTATTCGATGGCCCCCTCGTCGCGCCAGCGGGCCACGTCCCCGGTGCGGTAGAGCCGGCCACCCTGGCCGAACGGGTCGGCGACAAAGCGCTCGGCGGTCAACCCCGGACGCCCCAGGTAGCCACGGGCCAGGCCAATGCCGCCGATGTACAGCTCGCCCGGCAAGCCTGCAGCCACCGGCTGCAGTTGCTCATCGAGCACATACAGGCGCAGGTTGGCAATCGGCCGGCCAATCGGCACGCAGCCCAGCCCCGGCGCGTCATGACAGGCCCAGTGGCTCACATCGATGGCCGCCTCGGTGGGCCCGTAGAGGTTGTGCAGGCCGGCGCCGCTCTGCGCCAGGAAGCGCTGTTGCAGGTCCAGCGGCAAGGCCTCGCCGCTGCACATCACCAGGCGCAGGCGCGGACAATCGGCCAGGGATTCGGACGCCAGGTAGGCCTGCAGCATCGAGGGCACGAAGTGCAGGACGCTGATGCCCTGCCCGGCGATGATCGCCTTGAGCTCGGCCGGGTCGCGATGGGCGCCGGGGGCCGCCATGACCAGGGTGGCGCCGGTCATCAGCGGCCAGAAGAACTCCCACACCGAAACGTCGAAGCCGAACGGCGTCTTCTGCAGTACCCGGTCGCCCTGCCCGAGGCCAAAGGTGGCCTGCATCCATTGCAGGCGGTTGCACAGGGCCGCATGGCTGTTGCCCGCGCCCTTCGGCCGCCCGGTGGTGCCCGAGGTGTAGATGCAGTAGGCGAGCTGGTCGGGGTGGTTGAGCAGGCTGGGGGCGTGGGCGGGGTAGTCGGCAAAATGCGCCGCGTCACGGTCCAGGCACAGGACCTCGCGTTCGCCGGCCGGCAGGCGTGGCAACAGCTGCGCCTGGGTCAGCAGCAGGGTCGCGCCGCTGTCTTCGAGCATGTAGGCCAGGCGCTGGTCGGGCTGGTCAGGGTCCAGCGGCAGGTAGGCGCCACCGGCCTTGAGCACGGCCAACAGGGCGACGACCATCTCCAGCGAACGCTCGGCGAACACCCCCACCAGGTGCTCCGGCCCTACCCCGCGTGCGCGCAGGCAGTGCGCCAGACGGTTGGCGGCGGCATCGAGCTGGGCGTAGCTGAGCTGCTGCTCGCCTGCGATCAGCGCGGTGGCGTGCGGTGTGGCGGCGGCCTGGGTTTCGATCAGCACTTGCAGGCACTGGGGCTGGCCATAGTCGACTGCCGTCGCGTTCCAGCCGTCGATCACCTGATAGTGCTCATCGGCGTGGAGCATCGCCAGGTCGCCGATAGCGGCATCGGGGCGCGCGACGCAGTCGGCCAGCAAGCGCAGGAAGTGCCCGCGCAGGCGCTCGATCCGCGCGGCATCGAACAGATCGGTGGCATAGGTGAAGGCGCCACTGAGCACGCCGTTGGCGTCTTCTTCGGTGTCCAGGCTGAGGTCGAACTTGGCCACCTGCGCGGCGGCCACCTCCAGCCGGGCGCGCACGCCGGGCATGCCGGGTAGCTCGGCGCTGCCACGCTGTTCGTGGTTGAACATCACCTGGAACAGCGGGTTGCGGCTCAGGCTGCGCTCGACGCCCAGTGCATCCACCAGCGCCTCGAACGGCAGGTCCTGGCAGTCCTGGGCGGCAATGGCGGTCTGCTTGACCTGCTCCAGTGCGGCACGAAATGCCAGGCGTGGCTGCAAGGTGCTGCGCAGCACCTGGGTGTTGACGAAAAAGCCGATCAGCCCCTGGACTTCCGGGCGCTGGCGGTTGGCCACCGGCACCCCCACCAACAGTTCCTGTTGCCCGGTATAACGGTGCAGCAAGGCCTTGAAGGCGGTCAGCAACACCATGAACACACTGGTGCCGCTGGCGGCGGCAAGCGACTTGAGCCGGTCGCCCAGCGCCGGGTCCAGTTCAAAGCCCAGGCTCGCGCCGCGAAAGCTCATTTCCGCCGGCCGTGCCCGATCGGCCGGCAGTTCCAGGATCGGCGGGCGCTCACCCAGGGTCTGCTGCCAGTAAGCCAGCTGGCGCTCGCCCTCGCCGGCTTCCAGCCAGTTGCGTTGCCACAGCGCGTAGTCGGCGTATTGCACGGGCAAGGCCGGCAGTTGCGGCGCATGCCCCTTCAGGTGGGCGGCATAGCCCTGCGCCAGCTCGCCGAGCAGGACCTGCATCGACCAGCCATCGCAGATGATGTGGTGCAGTGCCAGCAGCACGGCGTGGCGCTGCTCATCGAGACGTACCAGGGTGACGTGCAGCAGCGGCCCCTGGTAGAGGTCAAACGCCTGGGCGGCGGCCGTTTGCAGCGCCGCGGCCAGGGCGGTATCGGGATCGGCCAGGGCGCGCAGGTCGAGCACCGGCAGCTGCCTGGCGGCGGACGGCTCGATCACCTGCAACAACTCGCCATCGGCCTCGGCGAAACGGGTACGGAGGATCTCGTGACGCTCGACCAGGCTGTCGAACGCCGCCTGCAAGGCCGCTTCGTCCAGCGGGCCGTCAAGGTGCAGCACGCCGGCCTGGTTATAGGCGGCCGACTGCCGGTCCAGTTGCCAGAGGGTCCACAGCCGGCGCTGGGCATAGGACGCCGCGACGGGCACCTGATTGTCCGGGCGCGCTGGAATCGGCAGGCTTTCGATGCTCATGCCCTGCGCCTTGAGCTTCTCACCCAGCTGACGGCGTGCGGCGGGGTCGAGTTCGGCGAAGCGCCGGGCCAGGGCGAGCAAACGATCAGCAACAGTCATGGTGCCTCCACTTCGGCAAACAGATTTTCCAACGCGTCCAGATCGCTTGCAGGCGCCTGTTGCATCTCGGCGACCTTGGCGGCAAAGCGCTCAAGCGTTTCGCCCTCGAAGAACAGCCGCAGCGGCAGCTCGATGCCCAACTGCGCTTGCAGCCGCGCACGCAGGCGGGTGGCCAGCAACGAGTGGCCGCCGAGGGCAAAGAAGTTGTCTTGCAGGCCCACCCGCTCGATCCCCAGCGCCTCCTGCCAGACTTCGGCGAGCAAGCGTTGCAGGTCAGTCTGCGGCGCCTGGTAGGCCTGCTCGAGCACCGCCTCGGCGGCCAGCGCACGGCGGTCGACTTTGCCGTTGGGCATCAACGGCAGGCGTTCGAGACGACGCACGGCACTCGGCAGCATGTGCGCAGGCAGGCGCTGTGCCAGCTGGGCTTGCAGGCGAGCCGAACGCTGCGGGTCCGGCTCATCGGCAGGTGCAACGATGAACGCCACCAGCTGCGCGCCGCTGGCCGTTTCACGGACCACCACGGCGGCCTCGTTGACCCCTTCGCAACTTGCCAGCACGGCTTCCACCTCGCCCAGCTCGATGCGGTATCCGCGAATCTTCACTTGCGCATCGACCCGCCCGAGGAACTCCAGCAGGCCGTCGGCGCGCCAGCGCGCCAGATCGCCGGTGCGGTAGCCACGGCTGCCGTCGGCCAGCGTCGGGTAGCGTTCGGCGGTCAGCGCCGGGCGATCCAGGTAGCCGCGGGTGACACCCGGGCCTGCCACGTACAACTCGCCGATCTGCCCGACCGGTACCGGCTCGAGGTCTGCGTCCAGCAGCAGCACGCGCATGCCCGGTGCCGGGCGACCGATCGACACCGGCCCGAGGTCGGCATTCCAGGCGCTGCACCAGACACTGCCTTCGGTCGGCCCGTATTCATTGCTCAATACCGTGGCCGGCAAGCGCTCGCGATGCCGGGCCAGCAACGCCGGCGTGCAGGCCTCGCCGGCCACCACGACCACGCGCAGGCGCTGCTCGCCCAGGTGTTCCAGCACTTCGCTGTGCAGGCCGGGCAAGGCCAGGTAATGGGAGATGCCCTGTTCACCCAGCAGCCGGGCGATGGCCCGCGGGTCCTTGGCCTGCTCGTGGGTGGGCAGGTGCAGGCAGCCGCCCTGGCCCAAGGTCCAGAACAGCCCGGCCACGGAGCTGTCGAACGACAGCGACGAGAGCAGCAGGAACGACGCCACCGGCGCCGGGTAGTGAACGAAACGCGCCAGCGTCGACGCCAGGGCATTGGCATGGCTGACCGCAACGCCCTTGGGCGTGCCGGTGGAACCTGAGGTATAGATGACATAGGCCAGGTCATCGCTGCCCACGGCCACCGGCAAGGGTTCGGCCGGGCCCTGCCACACCGGCGAGTCCGGCGCCAGGGACAGCACCGTCAGCCCGGCGGGCAGGGTCAGGTCGGCGCCCTGGGCATCCAGGGCCAGCAGGCAATGCACGCCGGCATCGGCGAGCATGAAGTTCAGGCGATCGGCCGGGTAGTCCGGGTCCAGCGGCAGATAGGCACCCCCGGCCTTGAGGATGCCCAGCATCGCCACCAGGGCCGACAGCGAGCGCGGCGCGTAGACGCCGACGATGCACTCGCGCTCGACTCCCACCGCCTGCAAGGCCCGTGCGAGCTGATTGGCACGCCACTCAAGGGTGGCGTAGTCGAGGGCGTCGTTGCCCTGGCGCACCGCCGGGCGGTCGTGCTGCCCGGCCACCTGGGCCTCGAACAGGCGATGCAACAGCCCAGGCGAGGCCAGCGGCATGTCCGGACCCTGCTCGAACACCGCCAGACGCTCACGTTCCGCGGCCCCAAGCAGGCTGACCTGGGCAAGCCGCTGATCGAAATCGGCCAGGGCGTTGCCGGCAAACACACAGAACTGTTCCAGCCACAGTGCCGCCACAGCGGAGTCCAGGCACTCGACGGCATGCTCCAGGCGCAGGACCTGGCCTTCCCGGCCAAGACTCAGCAGCGGCAAATGGCACGGGTC
It encodes:
- a CDS encoding non-ribosomal peptide synthetase, producing MQLPAHLDAFPLCAQQGAVLTRQERLGRPLCAFVRVRIDGAFDPARLQALLEALQLRHEVLRTRYQRMDGLRRPVQVVEQDVASPLYPARAGEAGEVVRNALQQVAFAAAVEEAGDASAFVVVLGVSLASVDARALQQLAVELRQGYGSGLPPADDEALQYIDYADWQGELLAADIGVQGTSYWRGVQEAVLPRASLPFERDALATRLAHVEVPADALLQALDARAQALGVACDDLLLFLWGGFLCRVSDQRQVALTVALDSRNEQVRHMLGRFERQLPLNLAFAGDASLAQVLEEVRGRLDEARSWLECLDDVAVAAHGIATGYGFRAEYRPVAGIEVELDPCHLPLLSLGREGQVLRLEHAVECLDSAVAALWLEQFCVFAGNALADFDQRLAQVSLLGAAERERLAVFEQGPDMPLASPGLLHRLFEAQVAGQHDRPAVRQGNDALDYATLEWRANQLARALQAVGVERECIVGVYAPRSLSALVAMLGILKAGGAYLPLDPDYPADRLNFMLADAGVHCLLALDAQGADLTLPAGLTVLSLAPDSPVWQGPAEPLPVAVGSDDLAYVIYTSGSTGTPKGVAVSHANALASTLARFVHYPAPVASFLLLSSLSFDSSVAGLFWTLGQGGCLHLPTHEQAKDPRAIARLLGEQGISHYLALPGLHSEVLEHLGEQRLRVVVVAGEACTPALLARHRERLPATVLSNEYGPTEGSVWCSAWNADLGPVSIGRPAPGMRVLLLDADLEPVPVGQIGELYVAGPGVTRGYLDRPALTAERYPTLADGSRGYRTGDLARWRADGLLEFLGRVDAQVKIRGYRIELGEVEAVLASCEGVNEAAVVVRETASGAQLVAFIVAPADEPDPQRSARLQAQLAQRLPAHMLPSAVRRLERLPLMPNGKVDRRALAAEAVLEQAYQAPQTDLQRLLAEVWQEALGIERVGLQDNFFALGGHSLLATRLRARLQAQLGIELPLRLFFEGETLERFAAKVAEMQQAPASDLDALENLFAEVEAP
- a CDS encoding non-ribosomal peptide synthetase yields the protein MTVADRLLALARRFAELDPAARRQLGEKLKAQGMSIESLPIPARPDNQVPVAASYAQRRLWTLWQLDRQSAAYNQAGVLHLDGPLDEAALQAAFDSLVERHEILRTRFAEADGELLQVIEPSAARQLPVLDLRALADPDTALAAALQTAAAQAFDLYQGPLLHVTLVRLDEQRHAVLLALHHIICDGWSMQVLLGELAQGYAAHLKGHAPQLPALPVQYADYALWQRNWLEAGEGERQLAYWQQTLGERPPILELPADRARPAEMSFRGASLGFELDPALGDRLKSLAAASGTSVFMVLLTAFKALLHRYTGQQELLVGVPVANRQRPEVQGLIGFFVNTQVLRSTLQPRLAFRAALEQVKQTAIAAQDCQDLPFEALVDALGVERSLSRNPLFQVMFNHEQRGSAELPGMPGVRARLEVAAAQVAKFDLSLDTEEDANGVLSGAFTYATDLFDAARIERLRGHFLRLLADCVARPDAAIGDLAMLHADEHYQVIDGWNATAVDYGQPQCLQVLIETQAAATPHATALIAGEQQLSYAQLDAAANRLAHCLRARGVGPEHLVGVFAERSLEMVVALLAVLKAGGAYLPLDPDQPDQRLAYMLEDSGATLLLTQAQLLPRLPAGEREVLCLDRDAAHFADYPAHAPSLLNHPDQLAYCIYTSGTTGRPKGAGNSHAALCNRLQWMQATFGLGQGDRVLQKTPFGFDVSVWEFFWPLMTGATLVMAAPGAHRDPAELKAIIAGQGISVLHFVPSMLQAYLASESLADCPRLRLVMCSGEALPLDLQQRFLAQSGAGLHNLYGPTEAAIDVSHWACHDAPGLGCVPIGRPIANLRLYVLDEQLQPVAAGLPGELYIGGIGLARGYLGRPGLTAERFVADPFGQGGRLYRTGDVARWRDEGAIEYLGRIDHQVKIRGLRIELGEIEARLLEHPAVNEAVVVVAEAAAGAKQLIGYVVAAADERLAEALRLRLGDALPDYMVPAQIIVLAQMPLSANGKLDRKALPQPVHKVQAFDAPQGAVEQDLARIWSEVLGIDAVGAQDNFFELGGDSIIAIQVASRARQAGWQVSPRDLFRHQTLRQLAQVTQALARQREGAAPPALGNIAQTPLQQQFFATPMPRRQHWNQALLLTLDQPLQPARLEQALNAVVTHHDALSLRFDQDSAGTWQAAYAAPTAVELWTREAADTDALAAIVEQAQRSLDLAHGPLLRAVLIELQGGGWRLLLAIHHLVVDGVSWRILLDDLQRRLADSNAPLAPRSHAFGEWTGFLVQRARHREVLAQLPWWLAQLGEASGSFPGARHDGPAAVAEAVTLGLQLDPLQTRQLLRDAPAAYRTQVNDLLLCALARAWWRWSDQPELLLELESHGREEHLANLDLSRTVGWFTATYPLRLRACEGLGESLKATKEHLRQVPDNGLGFGLLQQLAPAEVRAQLAARPVPRVTFNYLGQFDTSFEGGLLRRAQEPCGASLDPAAPLSNWLSIDGGVNDGRLQLGWTFSPQQLDAQRLEELVALYEAELQALIAHCLTPGIGGATPSDFPLAPVAQAQLDSLAVPISQVEDLYPLSPMQHGMLFHSLYQPGDGSYINQVRMDVEALDPARLRDAWQAALDGHGALRSAFVSPVGGVPLQAIVREVALDWREAVAGDCNALAEAERRPFDLVRPPLMRLLLVATGNGRHHLIWTCHHLLLDGWSQAQLFAEVMQRYAGQAVPTPVGRYRDYIAWLADRDLAASERFWRDQLAPLQSPTSLAAAIALEQPGQGIAEHRSMLSSAASERLRHFARQHKVTLSSLLQAAWLLLLQRYTGQACVAFGATVAGRPAELPGIEQQLGLFINTLPVVASPQPQLTVGQWLEQVQALGLAVREHEHSALYDLQRWAGQGGQGLFDQILVFENYPLDSTLLSGQGDGPRFSNLTSREQGNYPLMLLVNQGESLAFCYSYDRARFDVAAIARVDGHLHQLLMAITEDAGVRLGQLPLLSAGERASLLDAGAARDHGVTGFDLVAQFEHQAARVPQAIALRQAELCLSYAELNRQANGLAHRLQAAGVGPDVRVGVCLERGPQLLVALLAVLKAGGAYVPLDPEFPAERLRHMLDDSRAALLLSQTSLQDTLQSLGAAAECWWLDQLAVSGVDSNPPALAQGEHLAYVIYTSGSTGKPKGVAVRRAGLGNFLASMAQAPGLEENGRLLALTSLSFDIAVLELYLPLVRGASVVLVDRDTARDPERLWAQIEQQQVTAIQATPSTWRMLAEHPRLPALAGRQVLCGGEALPADLAQRLSAVAGGVWNLYGPTETTVWSARHWLDEEHPQVLLGEALANTSLHVLDDDLEPLPLGVAGELYIGGDGLARGYHDRPGLTAERFVADPFGLGARLYRTGDLVRRRADGALEYLGRIDQQVKIRGFRIELGEIEACLLADPAVREAAVVARQNQLVGYVVADADETLLGRLREQLQAQLPDYMVPARLMRLERMPLTPNRKLDRKALPEPELEARVHVPPQGPVETVLAEIWQAVLNVAQVSAEDNFFELGGDSIVSVQVVARAREAGLVLTPRDLFEQQTVRRLALVAAQLAPQDARPAASSPVALDAAVWARLPVGREALDDAYPLSPMQQGLLFHGLSDSSEGVYVNQLAFDLDELEPQRLREAWQQLIGRHPILRTAFAWEGLEQPLQLVYRQVPEAWEEHDWRGRDCSSQALERFATQQRGLPFSFDLPVLQRVQVLRLDEQRYRLVWTYHHLLLDGWSSARMIEEWLGRYVGEGTVEPAGRYGDYIDWLQRQDPQRGEAFWQARTATLDAPTLLASPLTPGEAQQHLVEVDLDVQATERLKAFARSQRVTLNTLVQAAWLLLLQRHSGQRVVCCGVTLAGRPADLAGSADMLGLFINTLPLIAEPVAHRPLGDWLQVLQGETLQLQEQAHMPLYEVQRWAGSAGQSLFDTLLVFENYPVDAALRSRAIQRLRIDAVHQRESSHYPLTLTVHPGEQLQLAFAARGDGFSAAFLTQLSGHLGELLRVLPGDPQRRLGELTMRSPAARHSAVERARQTAALGSGLCLPALFAEQARQTPSLPAVCDAAQSLDYASLDQASTRLARHLLAHGVGPDALVGVCLERRAQLLVTLLAVLKAGAAYVPLDPEFPAERLRHMLDDSGARWVLTDSALLEQLPAQVPGQQRWCVDQLTLAEDAAAAPALPVIDPQQLAYVIYTSGSTGLPKGVAVRHGALANFLLSMAQAPGVARGERVLALTSLSFDIAALELYLPLVQGATVVMADRVLARDAGRLLQYIADQSVGCLQATPSTWRMLSEHPQFSLLQGVRALCGGEALASDLAARLHTVVGELWNLYGPTETTIWSARKRLDSAAAQVLLGEAIAGTSLHVLDDSLEPAAEGVAGELYIGGVGLARGYHRRPGLTAERFIADPFGNPGERLYRSGDLVRWRGDALEYIGRIDQQVKIRGYRIELGEIEACLRRCHGVREAAVVARQGPAGTVLVAYAEAEAAPELAALLKQQLQAALPDYMVPAQVMVLARMPQTPNGKLDRKALPAPDWQARVHVEPRTEQERQLAAIWCELLGLERVGCDDDFFELGGHSLLLTRLLSRIREGFGVDLALQTLFDYPSVGALAAQLEGVPAAADGGLELDFMNDLLQELEQAE